The nucleotide sequence TGAGTAAATAATTTTTAACAACTTAGATCCTGAAACAAGTTCAGGATGACGATAGGAAAAACTAAAAACTCATAACTGAGAACTGACAACAGAAATATGAATATTCTAGATAAAATAATAGCCGATAAACATAAAGAACTGGTCTTAAAAAAACTGGTTGTTCCCGTTTCACAATTGGAACAATCGGCGCTATTTGAGCGTGAAACAGTTTCCCTGGCAGAAAAATTAAGAAGCAGTAAAACCGGAATTATTGCTGAACATAAAAGACGTTCTCCATCAAAATCGATAATTAACCAGGGGCTAAATGTTGAAGATGTAGCTAAAGGTTATGAAGATGCAGGAATTTCCGGAATGTCTGTACTTACCGATGGTAAATATTTTGGCGGATCTTTAGACGATTTACTTTATGCCCGTGCAGCGGTAAAAATGCCTTTATTGCGAAAGGAATTTATTATTGATGAATATCAACTTTTGGAAGCAAAAGCTCACGGGGCCGATGTGATCTTGCTTATCGCAGCAGTACTGGAACGGGAAGAAATTAAAAGACTGTCAGAATTTGCTAAAAGTATAGGTTTAGAAGTATTACTGGAAGTGCATAACGAAGAAGAACTGCAAAAATCTATTATGCCCAGCTTGGATATGTTGGGTGTAAATAACCGAAATTTAAAAACTTTTGAAGTCTCCACCGATATTAGTAAAGAACTTTCCGGCAAAATTCCTGAAGACTTTGTAAAAGTCTCTGAAAGCGGAATTAGCTCGGTTGAAGCAATAAAAGATTTACAGCAATTTGGCTACAAAGGCTTTTTGATCGGTGAGAATTTTATGAAAACAAATAATCCCGGGAAAGCTGCCGCTGAGTTTGTAAAAACACTGAATAAATTATAAATAAAAAAACGTCATTGCGATTCTGATGAAATCAGGAGAAGCAATCTATTGTTGGAAAGATGAAAAGCTTAAAACTCAAAATATGCGGGATGAAGCATCCCGAAAACATCAGCGAAGTTGCAAAACTTCAGCCTGATTATATGGGGTTTATTTTTTATGAAAAAACTCCCAGGTATTTCGAGGCTAAGATGCCGGAAATCTCTTCAGCAATTAAAAAAACAGGCGTTTTTGTTGATGAAGAGATCAATATTATCCTTGATAGAATTAAAGAGCACGATTTAAATGCTATTCAGTTACACGGTGAGGAAAGTGCCGCTTTTTGCGCTGAATTAAAAACCCTTTTAATCGAAACCGAGGTAGAAATCATAAAGGTATTTTCTATTAAAGACGATTTCGATTTTGAGCGCTTAAAGGAATATGAAACTGTGGTAGATTTTTTCCTTTTTGATACTAAAGGCAAAAATAAAGGCGGTAACGGAATTACTTTTAATTGGGAAGTTTTAAAGGATTATCGTTCAAAAAAACCTTTTTTCCTAAGTGGAGGAATTGGAGCGGAAGAAGTAGAAGCTATTCAAAAACTTCAAGCCTATTTTGAAGAAAATGGTGAGGAAAATTTGCTTTACGCCATAGATGTAAATAGTAAATTTGAAGAGGAAGCTGGTTGTAAGAATGTCGAAAAATTAAAAGAATTTAGAAAACAGTTTTGAGTTTTCGGGTATCTATTTTGAATTATCAGTTTGGAATTTAGAATTAAAACAACTTAGATTCTGAAATAAATTCAGAATGACGAAAGAAAAATACTAAAAATTGTCAAGTGCGATGCCCTCGCAAGAAAAATTAAGAATTGATAGTCAACCTGAACTTGTTTCAGGTTCAGGTTCAGGATATTGCAAGAATTATAATAAAATTAGTGCATTCGAAGCACTCAAATAAAACAAATAAAAATGAGCTATCAGGCTAACGAAAAAGGATATTACGGTGATTTTGGGGGAGCTTTTATTCCCGAAATGCTCTATCCCAATGTAGAGGAATTGCGTTCGCAATACCTGGAGATTATGAAAGAGGAATCTTTTCAGAAAGAATTTAAAGATCTGTTACGGGATTATGTAGGGCGTCCAACACCTCTTTATTATGCTAAGCGTTTTAGCGAAAAGTACAATACAAAAATATACCTGAAACGCGAAGATCTTTGCCATACAGGTGCTCATAAGGTAAATAACACCGTTGGTCAAATTTTAATGGCAAAACGCCTTGGTAAAGACCGTATAATCGCTGAAACCGGCGCAGGTCAGCACGGTGTAGCTACGGCTACTGTTTGCGCGCTTATGGGCATTGAATGTATTGTCTATATGGGCGAAATTGATATTGAACGGCAAGCGCCAAACGTTGCCAGAATGAAGATGCTTGGAGCCAAAGTAGTTCCGGCAAAATCGGGAAGCCGAACTTTAAAAGATGCCACGAACGAGGCGATTCGCGATTGGATCAACAACCCGCTGGATACTCATTACATCATTGGTTCTGTGGTTGGGCCGCATCCCTACCCCGATATGGTAGCTAGATTTCAGGCGGTGATTTCTGAAGAAATTAAAGTTCAGCTAAAAGAAAAAGAAAATCGGGAGAATCCTGATTATGTAGTGGCTTGTGTAGGTGGAGGAAGTAATGCAGCTGGAATTTACTATCATTATTTAGACAATCCAGAAGTTGGAATTATTGCGGTGGAAGCAGCCGGAAAAGGCATACAAAGCGGTGAAAGTGCTGCAACCTCAGCTTTAGGAAAAGAAGGTATTATTCACGGTAGTAAAACCCTGCTTATGCAAACCGACGACGGACAAATTACTGAGCCGTATTCCATTTCTGCCGGACTTGACTATCCTGGTGTGGGGCCAATGCACGCCAATTTATTTAGAAGTGGACGAGGAGAGTTTATTTCCATAACCGATAAAGCGGCTATGGATGCCGGCCAGGAACTTGCAAAATTAGAAGGGATTATTCCGGCTATCGAGACTTCTCACGCCCTGGCGATTTTTGAAGACCGAAAATTTAAAAAAGATGATGTAATAGTGATCAATCTTTCGGGCCGTGGCGATAAAGATTTGAGTACGTATATTGATTATTTCGGTTTGTAAAAAGCCCCCTAGCCCCCGAAGGGGGAATTATTATAAAAGTTAAAATTATGAGTTATCGTCAACCCGATTTTGATTGAGATCTAGTTATTTCAAAATCTAAACGAGTTAGATTCTGAAATGAATTCAGAATGTCGATTTATAACAATATTGAAAATGAACAGAATAAATAAAAAACTTCAGGAAGAGCAAAAGATGCTTTCTATCTATTTTACCGCCGGTTATCCTGAACCCGAAGATACAGTTCCCATTATTAAGGATTTAGAAAAAAACGGGGTGGATTTTATTGAAATCGGTCTGCCTTTTAGCGATCCCCTGGCTGATGGTCCAACAATTCAGGAGAGTTCTACCAAAGCATTAAAAAGTGGAATGACCACCAATAAACTCTTCGAACAGCTTAAAGGAATTAGGAACTCAGTGGAAATACCTCTGGTGATTATGGGATACTTTAATCCAATTCTTCAGTATGGTGTTGAGAAATTCTGTAAAAAATGCGCTGAAACCGGGATTGACGGACTTATAATCCCGGACCTTCCGGTAGATGTTTATAATGAAGAATATAAGACGATTTTCGAAGAAAATGGGCTTCAGAATATTTTCCTGATAACACCACAAACTTCTGAAGAGCGTATTCGCTTTATAGATTCGGTTTCCAACGGATTTATTTATATGGTTAGTACCGCTAGTGTTACCGGTTCTACTTCCGGATTTAGTGAGGAAACCAGGGATTATTTTAAAAGGATTTCAGCAATGAAACTTCAAAATCCGCAAATTGTAGGTTTTGGAATTAGCGACGAAGAAATCTTCAACCAGGCCACCGAATATGCCAAAGGCGCCATTATTGGGTCGGCGTTTATTAAACACCTCAACGCTAATGGAAAAAAGAATATAGGCGATTTCGTGAAAAGCATCAGGCCGGTTTAACCTAATTCTAACATGGACTTGGCAGGTTTTAAGATTCTGAATTCTTATCTTAGTAATTGAACCTAAAAAACAGCAATTATGGGCGGTCCAATTGAAGATAATAAAAGAAAGAGAGAGAAAGATCAAAAAAATCCAGTTAACCCAACCGGGAAAACTGATAAACAGACCAACGAGGTTGATATCGATGAAAAAACCATAAAAGACCAACAAAATAAAAAGTAATTTATGGGACGTGGAGATAGAAAAACGAAACGAGGAAAAATTGCGATCGGTACTCATGGAAAATTAAGACCTAAACGTAAAAAGTTTAAGGTAAAACCAACCACCATGGCCGAACAGGAAAAGAAAGAGTTACAGTAGTTGTAAGTTGACTACGTCTTGAAACCCTGAATTTGAAAGTTTTTTACTTTTAGATTCAGGGTTTTTGTTTTTAGTCATTGCGAGGAGACGCAGTCTACGTGGTGGATTCGGTTGTCAGTTGTGAGTTCTCGGTTTGTTGTTTGTTCTTTGGGTTTTATTGTTTCGGATGGCGGGTTTAAAATTCCCTGAATTCTGCCTCTATATTTTTTCTCTCTTTTATTACCTATTCACTTGTAACTCTTCACCAAAAAACAAAAAGCCACGAATACACGAATATTTTGGATCTTCATTGCGAGGAGACGCAGTCGACGTGGTAATCTGTTATTTGTGGATTCGGTTGTCAGTTGTGAGTTGTCGGTTTTTTGTTTGTTCTTTGGGTTTTATTGTTTCGGATTGCGGGTTTAAAATTCCCCGAATTCTGCCTCTTTATTCTCTTCTCTTGACTCTTCACTTTTCACTTTTAACTTCACAGCACTTCTCGATACATTCCGACATTCGTCGGGAAACTCGAAGTGACGGAGGAAACATAAACACAGATTGCAACACTCATTCCTCGATCTCAATACCGGAGACCTACTTCAAAACCACTCTCTGTACTGCATTACTCTAAAATCTACGGTATTGAAATCCTTATCCCTTTGTTTTAGTTGTTTATAAAGCTCCATACTGCCAATAGCTCGATTAGCCGAACCCGAAGGTGCGGTTAGGGATACCGTTTTTATAAGTCGGCCGTTTAAGACAAACTGGTGAATTCTGGGCACCTCGTTAGAAATCACTTTTAACCGAATATCACTTCCTACTTCTTTTAGATGTCTTCTAAAGAAATATTCAGGGCCATTCTTGGAATTTCCGCCGGTAAAAAGCAGGGTTTCTATTTTTGGATATTCTTCTAAAATCCCCAGCATATTTCTAAGTTCAACCTTCTGCATCCCAAGATCGGAAGCATCTACCTTTTCCCTCCTACTGCTTTCTACCATATCGCAGATACCAATGCCTCTTTCTATAAGGAAGTCTTTACGTTGCTGTATAGCTGCTTCCGTAGTTTCAAATTTGAGATCGAGTTTAAATATATTATCTAGAACGATCCATAAAAGTCCGTCACGGCTACCATAGCAAAAGTTCACGTCTCCTTCCTTAAATTCCCCTCTCGTAAATCTTGGAGGCGGTAATGTGCCTACAATTAGTTTTGTAGCATTTTCCGGAATAAAAGGTTTAAAAGGGTGTGTGTGGTGAAACATTGTGCTTCGCGGTATTTTTTTGGGGGTTTGTTGTTTATTGTTTGCTTTAAGTTTTAAACCGGCCTACCGAAAATTTATCATAAAATTTGAAGTGATGGCACCGTAAAATTTTAGGTTGTTTGAGCTAAAGATATTTCTTTATTCAGGTGAATTCTTATAGCGAGTTCCTAAAATTTAGGTGCCGAACGATAAATTTAGATAAAGTTTCGTAAGCCTAGATTTTTTTTGTTCTTTTTTCATCAATGGAAAAAAGAACAAGCAATAATTATTTATAAGAGAATTTAGTTACATTTTATTTAAGTTTAATTACCATATCATCAGCAAAAACCATGGTGCCTTCTTTGTGGATTATTTCATCTATTTCGCCTTCTTTATTCGCGGTGATAGTGGTTTCCATTTTCATGGCTTCGATTACGAATAGTGGTTCATTCTTTTTCACTTTTTGTCCTTTTTCGACTAAAATTGAAGAAATAGAACCCTGAATTGGAGCGCCTACTTCTTTATCGTTCGATTTATCGATCTTTTGGTGAACCACTTTTTCAACCTTAACCGACTTATCCTGAATTTTTACCGTTCTGGTCTGTCCGTTTACTTTAAAAAACGCATCTACGAGTCCATCTTCATCTGCAGTTCCCACCGATAAGAATTCGATAAGTAGCGTTTTTCCTTTATCCATTTCAACGGTAATCTCTTCTCCGGGTTGCATTCCGTAGAAGAAATTAGGAGTCGGAATATTCATTACCTCTCCAAATTTTCGGTAATGATTAAAATATTCGGTAAATACTTTTGGATATAATTTATACGAAAGGAAATCGGTCATTTCCAGTTTTCGGCCCATTCCTTCTTTAAAAATATCGCAGAATTCTTTAAATTCCTTTTCAAAATCTATAGGTTCCAAATGCGCATTTGGCCTGTCGGTATAAGGTTTTTGATCCTTTAAGATGATCTTTTGCACCTCAGCGGGAAAACCGCCGTGAGGTTGCCCTAAATCGCCTCTAAAGAAATTCACCACCGACTGCGGGAAGGAAAGGTTTTCGCCCTTTTCCATTACATCTTCTATACTCAAATTATTACTCACCAGGTATTGCGCCATATCGCCCACCACCTTACTACTTGGCGTTACCTTAATAATATCTCCAAAAAGTTTATTCACCTTAGAATACATTGCGGTGATCTCGTGAAACCTGGAAGCCAGGCCTAAAGATTCGGCTTGCGGTTTTAGGTTAGAATATTGCCCACCGGGAATTTCGTGTTTGTAAACATCGGCAGTACCGGCTTTGAGTCCGCTTTCAAACGGGAAATAATACTTTCTTACCGCTTCCCAATAATGCGAATACTCATTAAGCTTTTCCATATTGAAATCGGCTTTGCGCTCGCCAGATTTCGTCATTTCCACCAGGGAATTAAAATTAGGCTGCGAGGTAAGTCCCGAAAGTCCGCCCAGCGCAACATCTACCACATCTACCCCAGCCTCTATGGCCTTTAAATAAGTAGCCGCCTGTATAGACGAAGTATCGTGGGTATGCAAATGCACCGGAATATTGATCTCCGCTTTTAAGGCGGAAACCAGCTCGCCGGCAGCGTAAGGTTTTAGCAGCCCGGCCATATCTTTGATCGCTAAAATATGTGCCCCTGCATTTTCAATATCTTTTGCCAACTGAAGATAATAGTCCAAGTTATACTTACTGTTTTTGTCAAGTATATCGCCGGTATAGCAAATTGAAGCTTCCGCAAGGCCAGAAGTATTCTTACGTACATATTCAATACAGGGTGCGATAGATTTCATCCAATTCAGGGAATCAAAAATCCTAAAAATATCTACCCCGTTTTCCCAGGCTTCAGCTACGAATTTTTCGATTAAATTATCGGGATAAGCGGTATAGCCAACTCCGTTTGAGCCTCGCATTAGCATTTGCAGCAAGATATTTGGCATCGCTTTCCGCAGTAATTGCAAACGTTCCCAGGGGTTTTCTTTTAAAAATCTAAGGCAAACATCAAAAGTAGCGCCTCCCCAAACTTCCATACTAAATGTTTCGGGATGATTTTTGGCAAAACCTTCAGCCACTTTTAGCATATCTGTACTTCGCATCCTGGTGGCCAGTAAGCTTTGGTGCGCATCTCTAAAAGTAGTATCGGTAAAATGAATCTTTTTTTCATTCTTCAACCATTCGGCAAACTTCTCTGGGCCAAGTTCGGTAAGCAAATTTTTGGTTCCTTTTGGGTATGCCGCATTTCGATCAAAAGCAGGAACATCGGCTTTTATAAGTTTTGGCTTTTCTATTATTTCCTTTACATCGGGATTTCCGTTGACCACTACATCACCCAGAAATTCAACCATCCTGGTGGCGCGGTTTCGGGTTTCTTTCAGTTTAAATAAATCGGGATTATTGGCGATAAAATTCACCGTTACGCTACCCTCCCTAAATTTTTCATGCTGAAGAATATTATCTAAAAACGGAATATTAGTTTTTACGCCCCTAATTCTGAATTCAGCTAAAGCCCGACGCATTTTACGGCACGCACCGTCTAAAGTTCTACCGCTAGCAGAAACTTTTACCAGCATAGAATCAAAGAAAGGTGAAATGGTCACGCCCTGGTACAAACTACCGGCGTCGAGCCTAATTCCAAATCCGGAAGCACTTCTATAGGTAGTAATTGTACCATAATCAGGTTGAAAATCGTTGGCGGGATCTTCGGTAGTAATTCTACATTGCAGGGCAAATCCGTTTGTGCTAAGCGAAGCCTGATCTTTAATTTTTATCTGCTCGTCACTTAGTTTATATCCACCGGCAATAAACAACTGTGCTTTAACCAGGTCTATTCCCGTTACCACTTCGGTCACGGTATGTTCTACCTGGATTCGTGGATTTACCTCAATAAAGTATATACTACCATCGTGATCTACCAGAAATTCGACTGTACCAATATTATTATAATTCACCGCTTTACAAATATTCACGGCATACTCATAAAGTTTCTCCTTGGTGATTTGATCTAAATTATACGAAGGTGCAAATTCAATCACCTTTTGGTAGCGACGTTGCACCGAGCAATCCCGCTCAAAAAGGTGTACCATATTCCCGTGGTTATCTCCCACGATCTGGATCTCAATATGCTTCGGATTTTCAATAAATTTTTCAATAAAAACGGTATCATCTCCAAAGGCATTAAGTGCCTCGCGTTTAGATTCTGAAAAAGCCTTTCTTAATTCAGCTTCTTCTCTAAGCACTCGCATTCCACGGCCTCCACCACCGCTGGCGGCTTTCAGCATAATTGGATAGCCTATTCGGTTGGCTTCTTCTATGGCAATATCCAGACTTTCCAGGTCTTTCTCGTTACTCTGAATCACCGGAACATTGTTTTTTACCGCTACTGTTTTCGCGGTTACTTTATCACCCAGGCTTTTTAATACTGAAACTTCAGGCCCAATAAAAATAATGTTGTTGTCTTTACAGGCTTGTGCAAAATCGGCGTTTTCAGAAAGAAATCCGTACCCGGGATGAATAGCATCAGCACCCACCTCTTTGGCGGTGTTAATTATCGCATCTATATCCAGGTAAGGTTTTAAGGGCTCCTTATCGGGGCCTATTTGATAAGATTCATCGGCCTTGTAGCGGTGCAGGGAGTAGCGATCTTCAAAGGTAAAAATTCCTACCGTTCTAATTCCTATTTCGGTGCAGGCTCTAAAAATTCGAATCGCGATTTCCCCACGATTGGCCACCAATACTTTTTGAATCTTCATTTTTTTAATTGAGTTAGTTAGCAATAGTTAGTTGTTGCCGTAAACTATTAAAACATTCAGAAGAAAAGGTGGTTTGTTATGCTAAAATTTATATAAAAGTTTTTCGGTTTTGGGTTCTCGGTTGTCGGTTGTCGGATTTTCGTTTGTTGCTTGTGGTTTGGTGTTTCGCATTGCGCTTCATTGCGAGGACTACGGTAGCGGGACGTGGCAATCTGTTCTGGAACAGTTGTGAGTTGTCGGATTTAAAAATCCCCTGACTTCTGCATCTTTATTCTTTTCTCTCTTCTCCTACTTCTTCACTTTTAACTCTTCACTATTCACTTTTAACAAAAAAGCACTTATCGATACTAGCGCGTCAGTTCGAGTGGCGGTATTTGATCGAAAGCGAGAATAACGACGTATCGAGAAAGGTTTGAAATTCGAACCACAAAGCACTTCTCGATACTTCCGACTCACGTCGAAAACTCGAAGTGACAATGAAACTGGTTTCAGTAATGGCTTCGTTATCGATACTGGCCCGTCAGTTCGAGTGGCGGTATTTGAGCGAAAGCGAGAATAACGACGTATTGAGAACAGTTTGACGTTCCAACCACAAAGCACTTCTCGATACTTCCGACTCACATCGGAAACTCGAAGTGACAGTGAAACTGGTTTCAGTAATGGCTTCGTTATCGATACTAGCGTGTCAGTTCGAGTGGCGGTATTTGAGCGAAAGCGAGAATAACGGCGTATCGAGAAAGGTTTGAAATTCGAACCACAAAGCACTTCTCGATACTTCCGACTAGCGTCGGAAACTCGAAGTGACAGTAGAACTAAAACCACAGGTCGCCGCGCTCGTTACTCACTCGCAATGACGCTGGCAAATATTCACTGAAAACTGACAACCCACAACCGAGAGCTAAAAAAAACTACCTAATAAAAACCGGCTCGTTTTCCTTCTCAGTATGTTCTTCACTAAAACGATAATCCATATAATCAAAACCTTTGAGATCTTCCAGCGTATTTACGTCTTTGTCTATAATATAACGTACCATAGCACCACGTGCTTTTTTAGCGTAAAAACTGATGATCTTTAATTTTCCATTTTTGAAATCCTTAAACACCGGTGAGATCACCTCAGCTTTTAGTTTTTTGGTGTCTATAGCTTTAAAATATTCGTTGCTGGCCAGATTGATAAAAAGTTCGCCATCTTCCATTTCCTCATTAAGGAGTTCGGTAACTTTTGATTGCCAAACTTCATATAGATTATCCTTGCGTTCTATACCTACCGAAGTTCCCATCTCTAAACGATAAGGTTGCATTAGATCCAGCGGTTTTAGCACGCCGTAAAGTCCGGATAGGATGCGCAAGCTATCCTGCAGGCGATCCAGTTTTTCGGTGGGAATGGTGTAGGCATCCAGGCCTGTGTAAACATCGCCGGCAAAAGCATACATCGCGGGGCGGGAGTTCTTTTTGTTGTGTTCTTCCTCGAAGTCCTGGTAACGGGTATAATTAAGATCGGCAAGCTTATCGCTTATGCTCATCAATTCAGAAATCTCATTTTTGGTCATTCTCGCCATCTTGCGATTAAGCTTGGCAGTAGTTTCCAAAAAAGCGGGCTGGGTGCCGCGAGTGGTAGGTAATTTAGATTCGTAATCCAGGCTTTTGGCCGGAGAAACAACAATTTTCATAATTATGCGGTTTTTACTTCAAATATAAGTGAAAGCATAGAAAACAGGAAAGCCGCCTTTTATTAGTTTTTTATAGAAGAATAGTTATGAGTTATTGCGGTTGATAAAATTATATCGCTTTACGGAAAACCCTTTTTTGGTTTCTGAATTAAATGTTAAATTGATCTATCTTAAAAAAGAGCTTTTCTTTTTTAAATTTTTTAGGAAAATTAGAATTCAAAAAGAAACTAAAAATATGATTCAATTCCAAGAAGTTTTCACTTACAGCGATCAACCCACAACGTGTCCATAATGTGGAAATAGGACTGGATTAATTTTGGATCTATCTCATTCTTTAGAAAAAACTCAAATACATAAATGTTTATCTCATTATTGCCAAAATAAATTCGTCACCCAAGCTGATAATTAATGAAAAATGGTCAAAAACTTTGGACTAGAGACGAATTGATATTAGCTATAAATCTTTATTGTAAACTACCTTTCGGTCGCTTACATAGATCAAATCCTGAAGTCATTCATTTAGCGGAATTGATTGGTAGAACACCGAGTTCTATTGCCTATAAGTTAGTGAACTTCGCAAGTCTTGACCCAAGCCTACAAGCTAGAGGTATAAAAGGTGCTTCAAATTCAAGTAAATTAGACAAAATAATTTGGGATGAATTTTATAATAATTGGGAGGGTTTACCCTTTGAAAGTGAAAAATTATTATCTGAATTTGAAAATAGATCTATTGAAGAACTTAACGATATAAAAATAGATGAACTTCCTGAAGGAAATACAAGAGAACAACTTGTAAAAGTTAGAGTGAATCAATCTTTTTTTAGAAAGTCAATTTTAGCATCATATAATAATACTTGCTGTATTTCTGGACTAACCAATAGTGAATTGTTAATCGCTGGTCATATAAAGCCTTGGAGTTCTGACGAGAAAAATCGATTAAATCCTAGAAATGGAATTGCGATTAACGCCCTACACGATAAAGCATTCGAGAATGGCTTAATAACAATCACTCCAGAATACAAAATAAAAATCTCGAAGGTTCTATTAAATCAAAAGAAAACTGATGCTCTTGAAAAATATTTCTTTCAATATGAAAGTAAAGACATATTTCTACCTTCTAAATTTTTACCTGATGTAGAATTTTTAAAATATCATAATGAGCAAAGATTCCAGCGTTAGGGATTGCAGTGGAAATCCTTTTTGCGAGGGACAATAAACTTTCCAGGATCAAAACCACAAAACATTTATATAAAAACCTCGAATTTTAAGACAAGTTCTGAAATATTAAATTTCGATTATCGAGCAAAAAGATTGTAGCGGAAAGCCCGACCCGCCAGGGGAACGCCCAAATAATTGTTATCCCTTTTCTGCTATTCATTTTTCTAAAACCACCTCTTTTTTACAAAAACCTTCACCAATGTTCAACCTAACAAAAGCTCCTATTTTCTTAAATTTCGGCTAAAAAAAAATGAGCATCGCTGAAAAGTTTAAATTAGATGAGCGCCAGCAGGACCGCGTAATTGCTATGGCCTGGGAAGACCGCACGCCTTTTGAAGCTATTGAATACCAGTTTGGGCTGACCGAAAAAGATGTGATAAAATTTATGCAGGAGCAAATGCACCCGCGTAACTGGAGAAAATGGCGCGCCAGGGTGCAGGGAAGAAAAACCAAGCACGCAAAATTACGGGATAACGAGATCTCCAGATTTAAATCTACTGCGCAACGCCAAATAACCGGCAATAGAATTTCTAAGAAAAAATATTGAAATACGTTAATTTCAACTGGTTTTTCCTTTTAAAGTTTCTTTTTCCGTATCTTATTGCTTCCTAAACTTTAAGTATATGGCAGGTTCTTCTAAATATCCTAAACTGGTAAAAGCCTTTAGCGGAAGTTTT is from Salegentibacter mishustinae and encodes:
- the trpC gene encoding indole-3-glycerol phosphate synthase TrpC; translated protein: MNILDKIIADKHKELVLKKLVVPVSQLEQSALFERETVSLAEKLRSSKTGIIAEHKRRSPSKSIINQGLNVEDVAKGYEDAGISGMSVLTDGKYFGGSLDDLLYARAAVKMPLLRKEFIIDEYQLLEAKAHGADVILLIAAVLEREEIKRLSEFAKSIGLEVLLEVHNEEELQKSIMPSLDMLGVNNRNLKTFEVSTDISKELSGKIPEDFVKVSESGISSVEAIKDLQQFGYKGFLIGENFMKTNNPGKAAAEFVKTLNKL
- a CDS encoding phosphoribosylanthranilate isomerase codes for the protein MKHPENISEVAKLQPDYMGFIFYEKTPRYFEAKMPEISSAIKKTGVFVDEEINIILDRIKEHDLNAIQLHGEESAAFCAELKTLLIETEVEIIKVFSIKDDFDFERLKEYETVVDFFLFDTKGKNKGGNGITFNWEVLKDYRSKKPFFLSGGIGAEEVEAIQKLQAYFEENGEENLLYAIDVNSKFEEEAGCKNVEKLKEFRKQF
- the trpB gene encoding tryptophan synthase subunit beta — protein: MSYQANEKGYYGDFGGAFIPEMLYPNVEELRSQYLEIMKEESFQKEFKDLLRDYVGRPTPLYYAKRFSEKYNTKIYLKREDLCHTGAHKVNNTVGQILMAKRLGKDRIIAETGAGQHGVATATVCALMGIECIVYMGEIDIERQAPNVARMKMLGAKVVPAKSGSRTLKDATNEAIRDWINNPLDTHYIIGSVVGPHPYPDMVARFQAVISEEIKVQLKEKENRENPDYVVACVGGGSNAAGIYYHYLDNPEVGIIAVEAAGKGIQSGESAATSALGKEGIIHGSKTLLMQTDDGQITEPYSISAGLDYPGVGPMHANLFRSGRGEFISITDKAAMDAGQELAKLEGIIPAIETSHALAIFEDRKFKKDDVIVINLSGRGDKDLSTYIDYFGL
- the trpA gene encoding tryptophan synthase subunit alpha — protein: MNRINKKLQEEQKMLSIYFTAGYPEPEDTVPIIKDLEKNGVDFIEIGLPFSDPLADGPTIQESSTKALKSGMTTNKLFEQLKGIRNSVEIPLVIMGYFNPILQYGVEKFCKKCAETGIDGLIIPDLPVDVYNEEYKTIFEENGLQNIFLITPQTSEERIRFIDSVSNGFIYMVSTASVTGSTSGFSEETRDYFKRISAMKLQNPQIVGFGISDEEIFNQATEYAKGAIIGSAFIKHLNANGKKNIGDFVKSIRPV
- a CDS encoding 30S ribosomal protein THX: MGRGDRKTKRGKIAIGTHGKLRPKRKKFKVKPTTMAEQEKKELQ
- a CDS encoding uracil-DNA glycosylase family protein, yielding MFHHTHPFKPFIPENATKLIVGTLPPPRFTRGEFKEGDVNFCYGSRDGLLWIVLDNIFKLDLKFETTEAAIQQRKDFLIERGIGICDMVESSRREKVDASDLGMQKVELRNMLGILEEYPKIETLLFTGGNSKNGPEYFFRRHLKEVGSDIRLKVISNEVPRIHQFVLNGRLIKTVSLTAPSGSANRAIGSMELYKQLKQRDKDFNTVDFRVMQYREWF
- a CDS encoding pyruvate carboxylase; this encodes MKIQKVLVANRGEIAIRIFRACTEIGIRTVGIFTFEDRYSLHRYKADESYQIGPDKEPLKPYLDIDAIINTAKEVGADAIHPGYGFLSENADFAQACKDNNIIFIGPEVSVLKSLGDKVTAKTVAVKNNVPVIQSNEKDLESLDIAIEEANRIGYPIMLKAASGGGGRGMRVLREEAELRKAFSESKREALNAFGDDTVFIEKFIENPKHIEIQIVGDNHGNMVHLFERDCSVQRRYQKVIEFAPSYNLDQITKEKLYEYAVNICKAVNYNNIGTVEFLVDHDGSIYFIEVNPRIQVEHTVTEVVTGIDLVKAQLFIAGGYKLSDEQIKIKDQASLSTNGFALQCRITTEDPANDFQPDYGTITTYRSASGFGIRLDAGSLYQGVTISPFFDSMLVKVSASGRTLDGACRKMRRALAEFRIRGVKTNIPFLDNILQHEKFREGSVTVNFIANNPDLFKLKETRNRATRMVEFLGDVVVNGNPDVKEIIEKPKLIKADVPAFDRNAAYPKGTKNLLTELGPEKFAEWLKNEKKIHFTDTTFRDAHQSLLATRMRSTDMLKVAEGFAKNHPETFSMEVWGGATFDVCLRFLKENPWERLQLLRKAMPNILLQMLMRGSNGVGYTAYPDNLIEKFVAEAWENGVDIFRIFDSLNWMKSIAPCIEYVRKNTSGLAEASICYTGDILDKNSKYNLDYYLQLAKDIENAGAHILAIKDMAGLLKPYAAGELVSALKAEINIPVHLHTHDTSSIQAATYLKAIEAGVDVVDVALGGLSGLTSQPNFNSLVEMTKSGERKADFNMEKLNEYSHYWEAVRKYYFPFESGLKAGTADVYKHEIPGGQYSNLKPQAESLGLASRFHEITAMYSKVNKLFGDIIKVTPSSKVVGDMAQYLVSNNLSIEDVMEKGENLSFPQSVVNFFRGDLGQPHGGFPAEVQKIILKDQKPYTDRPNAHLEPIDFEKEFKEFCDIFKEGMGRKLEMTDFLSYKLYPKVFTEYFNHYRKFGEVMNIPTPNFFYGMQPGEEITVEMDKGKTLLIEFLSVGTADEDGLVDAFFKVNGQTRTVKIQDKSVKVEKVVHQKIDKSNDKEVGAPIQGSISSILVEKGQKVKKNEPLFVIEAMKMETTITANKEGEIDEIIHKEGTMVFADDMVIKLK
- the yaaA gene encoding peroxide stress protein YaaA, whose product is MKIVVSPAKSLDYESKLPTTRGTQPAFLETTAKLNRKMARMTKNEISELMSISDKLADLNYTRYQDFEEEHNKKNSRPAMYAFAGDVYTGLDAYTIPTEKLDRLQDSLRILSGLYGVLKPLDLMQPYRLEMGTSVGIERKDNLYEVWQSKVTELLNEEMEDGELFINLASNEYFKAIDTKKLKAEVISPVFKDFKNGKLKIISFYAKKARGAMVRYIIDKDVNTLEDLKGFDYMDYRFSEEHTEKENEPVFIR